Below is a window of Bos javanicus breed banteng chromosome 6, ARS-OSU_banteng_1.0, whole genome shotgun sequence DNA.
GAGCAAAGAATCAGAGTTACTGGATTTTTTAGTTTTAGGCATTTTACCTTCATGATCATCTTCATCATTGCTTATTTCTGCTGGTGTCAGAGATGGAGGCTGGTTAATGTTTGTTTCAAGTCTATTATTTTCTAAGGCTGAACACTCCGAGATGAcatctttcaatttttcaaatcCTTCAGCCTGCACAGGTGATAATGGTGGGGGTGAGGGACTTCGAGACCTACAAACATCTTGAAGATTTACTGAAACATCACCTATTTCCCTTGATGAATGAGGACTCTGAAAGCCTGATTCTGTGGAATCAATGTCTGCTAACAGTCCAGAACAGCACCTGTGAGAATTGTAACTGTTTGCAATTCCTCTATTCACTACCTTCTTAATGTGCTCAATAGTTACAGTTTGACAAGATAAACAATGTAAATCTTTAATACAGACTGGCAGAGGCACAAAACCAGGGCTTTGTCTTTCATTGTGTAAATACCCTCTTTCTGCCAGCCTATATTCACAACTACAGAACAGACCATCTAAATCATCTTCAATAAGGGGATTCTGAGACTCTGAAGACACAGTATAGGATGAATTACAACAGCAAAGAGAAGCAGCATTCTGCTCTTGGACTAGAAATTTCAACATAGCCAAAACTTGTTCCTGGTGATGTATGCACAAAGATTCCAAAACTTTGCTTAATGctgattttcctttttccattttagtAGCTTCCTCTGATTTTGCATCAACAgttgaactaaaaataaaaatcaaacaaaaaatgaatTACAGCAAAAATACTAATATCATAAGGAATTTTAACAGAGCTTGAAATAGATATTTTGATATTGCTGGACTTCTAATTCCTATGGAGAGCTGTGAAAGTGATATCTTGATTATTGTTTACCAAAAATATAATGAAGCACTTATGATAATTCCCTATGACAAAATATGAGTCAAAGCAAAACCCTATGTTTTGTGTAATATAAAGGCTGCTACTGATAGATATGGTTATATTTACAGATTGCTAATGTTTAGTGCTTTGGCTATATTAAGAATATTTAACGGAAAGTGCTTCAGAAGgagttaaaatttttataaagtagACATTTTATAAGTTATTTGGTAGTTATCAGTCCATATTAGtacaaataagataaataagatataggagaaaatctttcttatctttatttaaaataaagataatacctttatttaaaaaaagataaaatatttttcaggtagtgaaaataaaattattaataaaacgtTTTATATAGTCAAAAGGAAAGTTAAGGGATTTAGATTTCATATAAATAACAGGCGTTTTAAcctagtaataaaataaaaatttaagctatttaaaaatgtaatctatttttaatttattttaaatacttaattaATTACATCAAAACTAAAGGCATTACTTACctaattatttaatttcaaatgctGGAAAATATCCcactgcagaaactaacataaatcTAATGGAAACTAAAACCCAGGATTACTTAGCAACCAGTGTATAagtctatataaaaaaaaaactttctaatcCAATACCAGcagcaagaagaataaaatatattaaaagaattcTGTTTcagaaaagtatctatttaaATTAAACATATCACCAAACTCTGTACATGAAAACAGCCTCCCACTTGTGATTtcttatatttgttgttgttagttactggtttgtataaattttatttaggGTTGGAACTGAAATATGCTGACTATGAACAGTGACAGAAGactgtattttgttttaataaagggTTATTATGTTCaccaatattaaaaattaaataatttttaaaatgaaagtgaaactgattttaaaaagttcCTCCCTAAAACCGGTTTAAACTGTTTCACAGATAAGTAGGCAATATGTTatctacattttataaaatttctgttGAGTAGCAAAAACATCAACTGTTTCAGATTAGATaaaaatttttctagaaaaaagataattttactaGATTCAATCAATGTTTCGCTAGTAAAACTAGCATGGGTTTAACATAAAGAAGTTATCAAACGGAGAGAAGAGAtgaaattacaataaaaatttttaagtctacTGTCATCTAGACAGATGGAAGACAGGACATGACCTCGGTATCCCTTCCctgtggaaaataattttttgtaaattttttcatGGTTAGAGTATAAAATGATTGAACTGACTCCAAAGATTCACTACTGTATAACTCAGAAAACATATATAGAGAATAAAGGCACAAGTAAATGTTAACTATCAATAAGAGGGTATAGTGGTATTATATTCTTTCCCAGCAAATTAACAACTATAATTTTCACATAAGCAAAAGAAAACCCCAAAAGGTCCGACAGATCCATTTCCAACATGTTTGTTTAAAAGTTATATTATGGCCTATTAAACGTATATGTGACTAAAGAGAGATTTTACATGTTTCTCATAAAAATACCTGCCTAAAACTGGTTTAACCTGTTTCACAGATAAATAGGAAATGTTGTATCTACATTTTATAAAACTCTGTTGAGTAGCAGCAAAAACACCAAAGCAAATTTTGCAAATTAACATTACTATACTCTTGTAACAGTTCCTGAAATGCTCAAATGATTTTTTCCGTTAGTAGTCTAGAGCAGAACTAATCAAAATTAATGAttagtgttattttaaaaatcattgaaaaattttaatagctCTTTTGACATTCCAAGAAGTctattctttaagaatttcttattcagttgattatttttaatagtggAACTTCGAAAATCTCAACAATATCATAGGGGCCAATAATTTTGATCTAATGTCATATGAAGAACATCTTTAAAAAGTTACTAGATATTCAGATATTAGGATTTTATACATCTCTCTCAGATATTAGATAACTAAGTTCTCAAATTAGAAAATTCTATAATATGCTTATTTggctttaattattttcatttctgtattttttgtaTGTTAGAATCTCAAAGAAAAACCAAATGTATGAGTAAATAGTTGAATACACATAAGCCTCCAATCTAGAATTTACTCTCACTTAACTACATAAGATTCTAAAATTGTTATGTTTCACAGCTCCATTGCTTTTCGTGCTAAAATTTTTTCTAATCTTTGTTTGATTTATAAACAAACACATCCTGCTTATTTTTTGGTAAGTTTCTATCCATTTTTCCCATTATAAGCTTTGTTGCTGAGAGTTGTCTTTAGAAAAAGTCAatttctattattaatattaataaaactgcTTCCTAGAGTGAATCAAATAAGTCAGTGTAgtcaagttttttcttttcttttctttttttcttttactgaatgaatgagtaaatcaaTCACACACCAACAGTGTTGTAAATTTAAGTGCAAAAGCATTGAAGTGCTTTACTACAAATTACAACCTAGAAACACGTTAACTGAACAATTAAAATTCATACAATCAGATTTAGATATATAACAACACAAAGTAGAAACAGAATTACAGTACATTTACAACACAAGACAGATACATGAATTCATTagaaaatattgtaataaataatTCATGAATTATAGTGCAATTGATTTATGCATAAATATAACTAATTGCCTAACAATCAGTTTATATTAACAAAATCTGTCAAAATCAAGGCAGCCACAGAGTTTTACTAAATTACTGCGACAATGAAAATACTGTAATTAAAGAACAAATACAAGTATTTGTACTGTAAACAACTAAAAAAATCAGTCTCACTAAAGTTAGTAtacaatttaatataaaattgtcATTAGCTACCAGAAATGGTTTAAACAACTTTACTGAGCAGTAGTTTTCTAAAAACAGAggcactgtttttttcttttccttctttttttttaatataaaatacttgAGGAACATTCAAATAAGTAGAAAGCACATAAGGATTGCTTTCACCTTCACTAAAAGTCTGCTGAAACTGGATTTTTCAGAAAATTGTCAATTAACAAGTAGCAACTGGTAACTAAATTTATAAAGTACTTTGAAAGTTAAACATAAAGAACACCTTAATAGAATCACTGGGGAGAAGAGGAACCCATAAATTTCCCTGCCTTTCCTAGTTTGTATAATCAAAAGTTAACTCAATAATTagaaacattttgtttcttttaaaagttatggGTTGGTCATTACCTATAAactatcaaaaaatatttaatttactatttctgaccaaaaataaataatacgaGTACTAAAATGCTGCAAATTAACTATAATATTACCTATAAAACTACTGATCACTGTGAAGTCAATAGCAAAATGATCCCTGATTTTATGAATCCTGTAAAGTTTTTGGTCAGGTCAtcttttaaatgatataaaagtgTTCTGTAAGTATCCCTTTACTATAAACTTCTCAATCAATTTATTAATGTAAATATAGTGTGAGGAATAAAAAAGCTcaatacaatataaatattatgtaatGCATTCAAACCCCCCAATTTTTGCAGGTAAAGTTCTGTATAAAGAGGTCAATAAAATTGTGTTGAAACATTTACTTTAACTTCATTTTTCAATGGGGGGGCGGAGgggaaatatattaaataatccaAGTTCTGGCCCTCACAAAATATGgcttaattctttaaaaagaaagatgactCTGACATCTGCTGTTTTGCAATCTATTATGTATaatttcttgggggaaaaaaaagagcaagaggaTTCATATCCTAGTATGCAAGTAACTTTAATAGCTGAAGAGGGTTCAGTATAGATCTGAGAGACCAAATAACAACTTGGTTGTGTAGTTTCCtactcttcagtttctttaaacaTATGTAAGCAGTTTTTAAATGTAATAGCTGAAAATCTCTTtagtattatatgtatatatgattattagatacacacaaacacaagtgTAAAAACACATGTATTTGACAAGgtgcacttattttttaaattcagctttAAGTATTCCTTTTGGACTTAGGAAAACTGGCTTAGAAAAAATGATCAGAACCTGAATTTTAACAGAGAAAAGGGGCACTCAAAGAATTTTGTATTTATGAAGCAAATCCCCATTCTTTCTATGGAGGCACATGCTTTATAACATTTTACCACTAAAACTGCGTACTCCATAAATCCAACATGGATActctgaaacacattttaaaactgcTATACAAAATTACTGGTCTTTCTCATGAGTCTAGTAAAAGTTAAAATGCACTGCCCAGCTTCTAACTACCTAATTAGTAGAGAGTTTACATTACTGAAAGTTCAAAACAGCTTCAGtgttaaatatttgtaaatctatTCAAGACCCTGAACAAACTGCAAATTTGGTTATTAGCAAAATGATAATGTATCGCCCACCAAAATGAAATCTGTAATTCATTTTGATaaactgaaaatgttttgaaatgtcACAGCAGCAAATATATTAAAGTTACACTGAGGTTTTTCAATAGTAGGAGTGTGTCACAATCCTTAAAATTTAAAGTAGTCATAACATCAACTAACCAGCACATTTAAACCAAAATTATCATTCTCAAGCTTTTTCTGTGCACATTATAAACATGCTCTAAGCTGCATTCCAACTTTCTTTTCTAACCTTACACATTagcttatttttcaaatgaaaaacaaaattaaattattttaataattaaatttaaattactttttgttCTTAGTATTCCATCTTACATTAAAGGATTCTATAGCTGCTGGGGTTAACTatgtgtcagttttttttttaaagtatatacctTATAAACCCCAACTTCCTGCTAAATCAACtattaaatgataaatattaaatttcattATACATATcatttaaggttttctatttctgatgGATGCACTTGAGTGCATTTCATATTTCATAGAATGCACTGTAGTGTACTAATactgtatatattaatttttattagtgtGGAGATAGCTGTCTGTTTAAACTTTGACTGGTTGTTTCATATACTTACAATAAATGTAAGTATGTTATGCAAAAATGCTTACAAACTAGTAATATCATATTTCCATTAAAAGATGGTTCAACTGAATGGCTGGAGTGGTCTTTcaccaataaaaatatttcacttgACAGTTACTTGTTTTCCCACAATGCTTTATGCTATTGACTACTAAAGAAAACCTGAATCTTTTTCACCTATTTATACAAGGATTAAATACAAACTATCAGAATTAAGTAAGCAACTATATAATTCTGTCCACAGTGAAAACCctgaataaaactttttttcaaaaGGCATGTAAGTGGTTTTTGAACTGTAAAATTTCATGTCTCCTGTCAGAGTGAGCATCTGTAATTCccacatgtgtgtatatagacacacaaaaacacacctgtgcacatacacacgcaaacacacatacacgcacTCACGCACATACAAACGTTTTCCTAACAAGTAATCTACACAGGCTTGCTGCTGTTTTTGCAGCTGCCAGTCCCTGAATCTGTCATATTATATAACCCAGTGTCTGGTAATCGGAGTTTCTTCTTCGGAGGAGTCTTCAGTGTTCCAGATCTTTCTTTTACCTTGTATTCTAAAGTGCTGTGAGGTACCCCATAAATTCCTTGTGCTTTGGAAACACTCATTTTTCCGCTCATTACCATCGCAATAGCCTCTTCCATTATTTCATGATCATATTGCCGATAACGGCCACGTTTTTTCCTGGGCTGCTTATTATCTTTTCGATCCAATCCATCTTCAGTATTTTCAGAGGTTCCATCAACTGTTCCATTTTTAGAATTAAGACACAAAGGAGAGAGGTCCCCATGTAGAAAATAAGAGTCAACACTTGAGTGAGTTACAGGCCCAGAACattctattttgttctgtttagggagtatatttttcagtttttggagGGCTGATCCTTCAAGGACTGGAGAGGTTTTGGAAACTTGATACATAACATCCAGCAGACCAGGACCATCAGGTTGTGGTTTTGAAATAGAACTTACTCGTAGCTGAGGAATTTTTAACTGTACAGTAGGATGTGTTTCATATTGtaggctttcatttttttctttaaattgagtaACCATTTTCTGTAGAGTTAACTGATGGAGGTAACTGGAAGCTGTTGGGAATTTTAATTCTGAGGTTTCAAGTAGATTGAGTTTACTTTTTTCTGTGCGCTCTGCTTGAGCTCTTGCCCACAAGGCTACTTTTTGCAGCACTGCAcaagtttctttactgtctttatATGAGTAACTATCATTGAAATCtcgagttttgtttttaaaagatgcaggcttccctgctggtaaGGCTTCTAAGTGGAGAAGTAAAGTTTTTTGAGGTATGCCATAAAGTATGCCTGCTTTATTTATGTCCAGTGCTCCAGACTGAATGTCTTTCAAAGCTTTTGAGAGCAAACCATCTGCAAACTCAGCACTTCTTTCCACATAGTCCTCTCTGTTTCTGTGTAGTCTCCTGGATGGATGGAATGAAACGATGGTAAACTGATGCATGAGAGACTCTCACACAGCTATGGAAGGGGAGGGTCCACTCCTTTATTATACTCCTTGCTTAGGTAACATCACTTTTTAAGTCTGTGAGACGTAGTAGTTACTCCTTATCAAAGCAAACGCTACAGTCCTGGTAGGACAATGTGTCAATCATACGGTGGCCTCAACGGGCAGACCTTCCAAGAACATAAAATCCTAACTCagtatttgtaaaaatattctcATGATGTTGCTATTCCTCTGACAGATGCTTGTAGAGCAACACATAATTTTTTTACAATTAGAGTTCCATTATATAAAATACCCAAATCCTAAAGGAGTTTTTGTTAGTAGAAACGTGACGTTACCGCTAAACAAGTAATAAAAGAGTCAACCCCTTTAAAGGAAATTTGTAGCAGTAAGAATATTTCCAAACACAAACACCCCATATCTTTCTCTagataaaaacttaaaatttgaaACAAGTAGATATATTATATTGGGTAAAATACTTTTAGATTTTATAcatgttatttctattttgaatGTATCGTTATAACTTTCAAAGTTTAACAGAAAGTTCTTTATACCTCATCACTCAAAAAGCTATTACAGCCTTAGTTGAAACAAATTATACTCTGTATCTGAGATTTAAATGTTACTAAAAAGCTTCTTATGCAAATTGTTAATGGAAGATGCAAAAGTTACCCCCCTAAAATTCCAAAAATCCAACAGAACTTCACTATTaatgatttaattaattaaacagcTTTCAAAACATGAAAGGACTTTCTGTGGTGATTACTAGATATATTAAGTCTGCCACCACACctaaaacacaatgaaaaaactCTAAGCACTGTAAATTAGTTATAAGAATTAGTAAGTATAGTACTTTTAAAACTAGttgattgtttaaaaaattaaatagtgaaattacatatttttcttaaaactgcCTCCTAAATACTGAATTTAAAATTCTCTACTCGTCCTGCTTCTTAGTTTGTATTCCATGATTAAGTTGGTAGTTCATTTTAGTAACATGAACTAAA
It encodes the following:
- the LCORL gene encoding ligand-dependent nuclear receptor corepressor-like protein isoform X11 yields the protein MDKGRERMAAAAAAAAAAAAAAAQCRSPRCAAERRGFRRELDSWRHRLMHCVGFESILEGLYGPRLRRDLSLFEDCEPEELTDWSMDEKCSFCNLQREAVSDCIPSLDSSQSTPTEELSSQGQSNTEKIECQAENYLNALFRKKDLPQNCDPNIPLVAQELMKKMIRQFAIEYISKSGKIQENRNGSIGPSLICKSIQMNQAENSLQEEQEGPLDLTVNRMQEQNTQQGDGVLDLSTKKTSIKSEESSICDPSSENSVAGRLHRNREDYVERSAEFADGLLSKALKDIQSGALDINKAGILYGIPQKTLLLHLEALPAGKPASFKNKTRDFNDSYSYKDSKETCAVLQKVALWARAQAERTEKSKLNLLETSELKFPTASSYLHQLTLQKMVTQFKEKNESLQYETHPTVQLKIPQLRVSSISKPQPDGPGLLDVMYQVSKTSPVLEGSALQKLKNILPKQNKIECSGPVTHSSVDSYFLHGDLSPLCLNSKNGTVDGTSENTEDGLDRKDNKQPRKKRGRYRQYDHEIMEEAIAMVMSGKMSVSKAQGIYGVPHSTLEYKVKERSGTLKTPPKKKLRLPDTGLYNMTDSGTGSCKNSSKPV
- the LCORL gene encoding ligand-dependent nuclear receptor corepressor-like protein isoform X10, with the protein product MATATPPPPRPLLLTDAPMTRVLFYCHVMDPSSHRHAHRSPHLASPSAISSSLLVGWESFCFKLLGSRLSFCGFLGGGVRWWDLAALPPWLFCLSETCTWSCYSAGFESILEGLYGPRLRRDLSLFEDCEPEELTDWSMDEKCSFCNLQREAVSDCIPSLDSSQSTPTEELSSQGQSNTEKIECQAENYLNALFRKKDLPQNCDPNIPLVAQELMKKMIRQFAIEYISKSGKIQENRNGSIGPSLICKSIQMNQAENSLQEEQEGPLDLTVNRMQEQNTQQGDGVLDLSTKKTSIKSEESSICDPSSENSVAGRLHRNREDYVERSAEFADGLLSKALKDIQSGALDINKAGILYGIPQKTLLLHLEALPAGKPASFKNKTRDFNDSYSYKDSKETCAVLQKVALWARAQAERTEKSKLNLLETSELKFPTASSYLHQLTLQKMVTQFKEKNESLQYETHPTVQLKIPQLRVSSISKPQPDGPGLLDVMYQVSKTSPVLEGSALQKLKNILPKQNKIECSGPVTHSSVDSYFLHGDLSPLCLNSKNGTVDGTSENTEDGLDRKDNKQPRKKRGRYRQYDHEIMEEAIAMVMSGKMSVSKAQGIYGVPHSTLEYKVKERSGTLKTPPKKKLRLPDTGLYNMTDSGTGSCKNSSKPV